Proteins from a genomic interval of Yarrowia lipolytica chromosome 1E, complete sequence:
- a CDS encoding uncharacterized protein (Compare to YALI0E15334g, similar to uniprot|P50077 Saccharomyces cerevisiae YGR217w CCH1 calcium channel protein, similar to Saccharomyces cerevisiae CCH1 (YGR217W); ancestral locus Anc_5.113) — MAEDIPLEEVEGSGRRWSSNNPFLDPGSGTRRAASRSNSSLSSVESGSTTDNPSIASIRQGLTTALGEGGSGGEWLTSEQIHNDEKLSPKKRRTSVFEESPKSTKGGLKRPEVGWNPSSSDYLTPNRTVDFELESLDNIAYTPKRYTSFDSADPMMHNDLRNTDLERAVSRNSPKSKDNTGDKWNNLTSAVQRVSYRIISGMEQIDPDEIVTDEEDRESSDGTIDGDEEDPFTQYDHLRPSSPLRPTSPVRPSPHRFNSNTSSRRPTTPKNDYDDPSQYLFGRSLRIFPPQHPWRWKMWKLCSSPWFEPFVLLLIILHTVFLFCESSWNIFKDKDTEHIFASWGHKWTDWGFLAIFILYTFEISAKIVAFGLWDDSQMFYSTGQMPDSSWNRFFPNKLTKSSRWNQRKGTSSAPISHALTLLVHNEQPTHRVQRAFLRSSWNRVDFISVVCYWISLGVAAHDYDIIHQLFLFRFLACLRILRLLNLTHGTTAVLRALKTSAPLLINVSLFIGFFWVTFSIIGTQSFKASLRRQCVWVDSTGQQDNYTYEQYCGGYLHPETLEHMPYVFTDGTVGPQSKGYMCPAGSICVSDKNPYGGTVSFDNIFNSLEMVFVIISLNTFTDIMYYTMDSDYMTACLFFMAGILILALWLANLLVAVIATSYSQIRVEMILSRKSKTETLFRKRLTSAEARNFLKKTVKGRWYLRMEWLWSLIIFMSLVVSSTRTADTTDSQETALYILEIIITSMLTADVILRFYVYLPNWRIFFLNIANVVDCALGVMCIVILIPPIHNKPVLYGWLTIFQILRIYRVVMFFKFTRLLWRRVVGNYRTMFYMSCFFFLLTFLCSVMSTRLLRGVIPQEDDSGESIEFSFYNLQNTFLGMYALSTTENWTDMLYNGQQFATNTFSALCIAAFFIGWFIFSNNVVMNLFIALITENLDVSEETKRIEQIKGFVRKYTDQISNNGGSLPTMQLLMQKVKHLGKNREINQTDGSHVFDMLMQRHVVQDFLEDEVNEAEEMPAEQRSRPSRIKRMLKQAHVKSLMFWRKKEPTENPFLDPPQGGDFFSRKKSLNPINLAKDFLDDYQQRLKTQEEFLAEHPDFNVVLYCLPPHNPIRRFCQRIVMPSHGTRHDGVIPKQWVWYTFTFIMFLATVALVVLACVATPLYQKENGGGGVWSWITWSDLGFLILFSIEAIIKILADGFYFTPNAYLRSSWGVIDFIVLISLWINMIAIFAGNGYVSRAVRAFKALRALRLLNISNAAKETFENIVIVGIRKIFGAAMISMCLLYPFSVWGLQIFKGRFYSCNDENTEFLANCINEFASSPSNWNVLAPRSVVKPYYDFDNFGHSFLILFEIISLEGWTDVLKTTMSIQGPGMNLEWAASVNNSAFLVLYNFISTVFILTLFIAVIIKNYSRTTGTAFLTQEQRAWAEAEKILKLVKPSIVPVYVREGTWREYCYRVVTNRKGKWNKFLAGLLFIHLIILCLEWYPQYLYAEDIRNGLFLPILIILDLNEIMRFYAFGYKGFMSRKWDLYTVLVVTGALVTTIFSFASFVSNTYYNFQKLCQVGILLLFIPRSERLDQLFKTTSASFASILNLMATWIVLFVVYAIAFNQIFGLTRVGPNGTGNINFRTVPKALILLFRMSCGEGWNQIMSDYLLEPPYCINGAGFNETDCGSRPYAYLLFISWNILSMYIFVNMFVSLIYENFSYVYQQTGPLSRAIKREELRKYKKAWREFDPTGTGYIRPDELHRFLRRIEGTFSMCIYEGDWSIKELISDHNIRVNDHDPYDVDLPALNKAVRTIPVGDMINRRRAFDTLCEQVLLERNPDKGISFSQVLLAIPIYKMVDENKCFMLDAYLKRRIMLQQVEENLLKAKLRGFMDMVQLRREFHERRDDMGPMSASRDPFESTGVTRIPSGSRKNIVPQIFITTDGDSKEDFTSEEPSLLPRKTADFDVEEVPTTPDGVPVPADYFLSTDPMTPNPNAGSSGRFSWTSERSNIDRNSMWDRRVSGDSDNFKDQDSSDLNLIHRQEDQLIDSFENSVWGGALSKRASRYQRAEQDDEKDETLDDDSHDYI, encoded by the exons ATGGCCGAAG ATATCCCTCtagaagaggtggaagGGAGCGGACGAAGGTGGtcctccaacaaccccTTTCTAGATCCTGGTTCCGGAACTAGACGCGCAGCATCACGCTCGAACAGTTCTCTTTCGAGCGTAGAGTCCGGGTCTACAACAGATAACCCATCGATTGCATCGATAAGACAGGGTCTAACTACTGCTCTAGGTGAGGGGGGCTCAGGAGGCGAGTGGCTCACCAGCGAGCAGATCCACAATGACGAGAAGCTGAGTCCGAAGAAACGACGGACTTCAGTGTTCGAAGAGAGCCCAAAGTCTACCAAAGGTGGGCTGAAGCGACCTGAAGTGGGATGGAATCCTTCATCAAGTGACTACTTGACACCGAACAGAACTGTTGACTTTGAACTGGAATCACTCGACAACATCGCATATACGCCCAAGCGTTATACCTCATTTGATTCTGCCGACCCTATGATGCACAACGATTTGAGAAATACCGACCTCGAGAGAGCAGTTTCGAGAAATAGTCCCAAGAGCAAAGATAACACCGGCGATAAATGGAACAACTTGACCTCAGCTGTCCAGAGAGTCTCATACCGTATCATTTCGGGTATGGAGCAGATCGATCCCGATGAAATAGTCACAGACGAAGAGGACAGAGAGAGCTCTGATGGTACTAttgatggtgatgaggaggatCCCTTCACACAGTATGATCACCTGCGGCCAAGTAGTCCACTCCGTCCCACATCTCCTGTGAGGCCAAGTCCCCACAGGTTCAACTCAAACACAtcttcaagaagacccACTACTCCAAAAAATGACTACGACGACCCATCGCAGTACTTGTTTGGACGTTCTCTACGGAtttttcctcctcagcaTCCTTGGCGGTGGAAAATGTGGAAGCTATGTAGTTCCCCGTGGTTCGAGCCTTTTGTGTTACTTCTGATTATTTTGCATACtgtcttcttgttctgtGAATCATCGTGGAACATTTTTAAAGACAAAGACACTGAACACATTTTCGCTTCGTGGGGTCATAAGTGGACGGACTGGGGATTTCTCGCAATTTTCATTTTGTACACTTTCGAGATATCAGCTAAAATAGTTGCGTTTGGGCTCTGGGACGATTCACAAATGTTTTACTCCACTGGCCAAATGCCAGACTCGTCGTGGAACAGATTTTTCCCGAACAAGCTGACCAAATCATCTAGGTGGAACCAACGCAAAGGGACAAGTTCAGCTCCAATCAGCCACGCCCTCACCTTACTTGTGCATAACGAACAACCCACACATCGTGTTCAAAGAGCTTTCCTCCGGTCGAGTTGGAATCGAGTTGATTTCATTTCAGTTGTTTGCTATTGGATCTCGCTGGGGGTGGCTGCACACGACTACGACATTATTCACCAGCTATTTCTCTTTCGCTTCTTAGCATGCCTTCGAATTTTGCGATTGCTGAATTTGACACATGGCACCACCGCTGTGCTGAGAGCTCTAAAAACGTCAGCTCCTTTGTTGATCAATGTTTCATTATTCATCGGCTTCTTCTG GGTGACCTTCTCTATCATTGGAACTCAATCCTTCAAGGCGTCTCTTCGACGACAATGTGTTTGGGTAGACTCCACAGGGCAACAGGATAATTACACTTATGAACAATACTGCGGTGGCTATCTTCACCCGGAGACGCTCGAGCATATGCCATATGTCTTCACTGATGGCACTGTTGGACCCCAATCGAAAGGGTACATGTGCCCGGCTGGCAGTATCTGTGTCAGCGATAAGAATCCATACGGTGGTACAGTGTCTTTTGACAACATTTTTAATTCTCTTGAAATGGTTTTCGTCATTATTTCACTCAACACATTCACCGATATCATGTACTATACGATGGATAGTGACTACATGACTGCCTGTTTATTTTTCATGGCTGGGATTCTCATCCTGGCGCTGTGGCTTGCTAACTTGCTGGTGGCAGTTATCGCCACGTCTTATTCGCAAATTCGTGTGGAGATGATTCTATCACGGAAGTCTAAGACAGAGACCCTGTTTCGGAAGAGATTAACTTCCGCAGAGGCTCGCAATTTTCTCAAGAAAACTGTGAAGGGCCGCTGGTATCTCCGTATGGAATGGTTATGGAGTCTCATTATCTTCATGTCTCTTGTCGTAAGCAGCACAAGGACAGCAGATACTACAGACAGCCAAGAGACAGCGCTCTACATTCTTGAGATCATAATCACTTCCATGCTTACAGCAGACGTGATCTTGCGGTTTTATGTCTATTTGCCGAACTGGCGCATATTTTTCCTTAATATTGCCAACGTGGTGGATTGTGCTCTTGGAGTCATGTGTATTGTCATCCTGATTCCCCCAATTCACAACAAGCCCGTGCTATATGGTTGGCTGACGATTTTCCAAATTTTGCGGATTTACAGAGTCGTGATGTTCTTCAAATTCACACGGCTCctgtggagaagagtcGTGGGAAACTACAGAACTATGTTTTACATGAgttgcttcttctttctcttgACATTCCTCTGTTCTGTCATGTCAACTCGACTACTGCGTGGTGTAATTCCGCAAGAAGACGATAGCGGCGAGTCGATCGAGTTTTCATTTTACAACCTACAGAATACCTTTCTGGGAATGTATGCTCTCTCAACTACTGAGAATTGGACAGATATGCTGTACAATGGCCAGCAGTTCGCAACAAACACCTTCTCAGCTCTTTGCATTGCTGCTTTTTTCATCGGCTGGTTCATCTTTTCCAATAATGTTGTCATGAACCTTTTCATTGCTCTGATTACAGAAAATCTTGACGTGTCTGAAGAAACCAAGCGCATTGAACAGATCAAGGGCTTCGTCCGGAAGTACACAGACCAGATCAGCAACAACGGCGGATCCCTGCCGACGATGCAACTATTGATGCAAAAAGTGAAACATCTCGGCAAGAACCGGGAGATCAACCAAACAGACGGCTCACACGTGTTTGATATGTTGATGCAACGTCACGTTGTGCAAGATTTTCTAGAAGACGAGGTGAATGAGGCGGAGGAGATGCCGGCTGAACAACGATCGCGGCCATCGCGAATCAAGCGCATGCTGAAACAAGCACATGTCAAGTCATTGATGTTTTGGCGCAAAAAGGAACCCACTGAAAATCCTTTCTTAGATCCCCCGCAAGGTGGAGATTTTTTCTCCAGAAAGAAGAGCCTAAATCCAATAAATTTGGCAAAGGATTTCCTGGATGATTATCAGCAGCGTTTGAAGACTCAGGAGGAATTTTTGGCTGAGCATCCGGATTTCAACGTGGTGCTATACTGCCTGCCTCCTCATAACCCTATTCGTCGATTTTGCCAAAGGATTGTAATGCCATCACATGGAACTAGGCATGATGGTGTTATTCCCAAGCAGTGGGTGTGGTACACATTTACGTTCATTATGTTTCTTGCTACTGTTGCCCTAGTTGTGTTGGCATGTGTTGCTACTCCGTTGTACCAGAAGGAgaatggaggtggtggggtGTGGTCTTGGATCACCTGGTCCGATTTGGGGTTTCTGATTCTTTTCAGCATCGAAGCCATTATCAAGATTTTGGCTGATGGATTCTACTTCACACCCAATGCCTACTTGAGATCGTCGTGGGGTGTTATTGACTTCATAGTGCTGATATCTCTGTGGATAAACATGATTGCCATCTTTGCTGGAAATGGTTACGTCTCTCGAGCTGTTCGTGCTTTCAAAGCTTTGCGAGCTTTGCGATTGCTCAATATTTCGAATGCAGCTAAGGAAACATTCGAGAACATCGTTATCGTGGGCATCAGGAAGATCTTCGGCGCGGCCATGATTTCCATGTGTCTGCTCTACCCTTTCAGTGTGTGGGGCTTGCAAATCTTTAAAGGGCGCTTCTACAGCTGCAACGACGAAAATACCGAATTTCTTGCCAATTGTATCAACGAATTTGCATCCTCGCCGTCAAACTGGAATGTCCTGGCGCCCCGCTCTGTTGTGAAGCCATACTATGACTTTGACAATTTCGGTCATTCCTTTCTAATTCTGTTCGAAATCATTTCCCTCGAAGGTTGGACGGATGTTCTCAAGACTACCATGAGTATTCAAGGGCCTGGGATGAATTTGGAGTGGGCCGCTTCAGTGAACAACTCGGCCTTTCTTGTCCTGTACAATTTCATTTCCACAGTTTTCATTCTCACGTTGTTCATTGCTGTCATCATTAAGAATTATTCGAGAACCACGGGTACGGCATTTCTTACCCAAGAGCAACGGGCTTGGGCAGAGGCTGAAAAAATCCTGAAGCTGGTAAAACCGTCCATTGTACCGGTGTACGTGCGTGAGGGAACATGGCGTGAATACTGCTACAGAGTAGTGACGAATCGAAAGGGCAAGTGGAATAAGTTTCTTGCGGGTCTGTTGTTTATCCACCTCATTATTTTGTGCTTAGAATGGTATCCTCAATACCTATATGCCGAAGACATTCGAAATGGGCTCTTTCTACCCATCCTCATTATCCTGGATCTCAACGAGATTATGAGGTTTTATGCTTTTGGTTACAAGGGTTTCATGTCCAGAAAATGGGATCTCTAcacagtacttgttgtGACGGGTGCATTAGTGACCACCATCTTCTCTTTTGCTTCTTTCGTTTCCAACACTTACTACAACTTCCAGAAGTTGTGCCAAGTCGGTATTCTGCTACTTTTCATTCCACGATCAGAGCGACTCGACCAGCTGTTCAAAACCACGTCAGCTTCTTTTGCATCCATTTTGAACCTCATGGCTACGTGGATCGTCTTATTTGTGGTATATGCTATTGCGTTCAATCAGATTTTTGGTCTCACTCGAGTTGGCCCTAATGGAACAGGAAACATCAACTTCAGAACAGTCCCCAAGGCCCTGATTCTCTTATTCCGGATGAGTTGTGGTGAAGGGTGGAACCAAATCATGTCTGATTATCTTTTGGAGCCGCCGTACTGTATCAACGGTGCTGGTTTCAACGAGACTGATTGTGGATCCCGTCCCTACGCGTATCTGCTCTTCATTTCTTGGAACATTCTCTCCATGTACATCTTCGTCAATATGTTTGTTTCTTTGATTTACGAAAATTTTTCGTATGTCTACCAGCAGACTGGCCCACTCAGTCGAGCCATCAAGCGGGAAGAGCTGCGGaagtacaagaaggccTGGAGAGAATTTGATCCCACCGGAACTGGATACATTAGGCCAGATGAGCTCCACAGATTTCTCCGACGAATTGAAGGCACCTTCTCGATGTGCATTTATGAAGGCGATTGGTCTATCAAAGAGCTGATTTCAGACCACAACATTAGAGTCAATGACCATGACCCTTATGATGTCGACCTTCCTGCGCTGAACAAGGCCGTTCGAACCATCCCAGTCGGAGACATGATCAACAGACGCCGGGCCTTTGACACACTTTGTGAGCAAGTGTTACTTGAGAGAAACCCAGACAAGGGTATATCTTTTTCTCAAGTACTGCTGGCAATTCCCATCTATAAGATGGTTGATGAAAACAAGTGCTTCATGCTAGATGCCTATCTCAAGCGACGAATCATGCTTCAACAAGTGGAAGAGAACCTTCTGAAGGCAAAACTACGAGGCTTCATGGATATGGTGCAACTCAGAAGAGAGTTTCACGAACGACGAGACGATATGGGTCCTATGTCAGCTTCGAGAGATCCATTTGAGAGCACAGGAGTGACTAGAATACCTTCGGGCTCGCGAAAGAACATTGTGCCTCAAATTTTCATCACTACTGATGGCGACAGCAAAGAAGACTTTACCAGCGAGGAGCCATCGTTGCTTCCTAGGAAAACGGCGGACTTCGATGTGGAA